One window from the genome of Tachysurus vachellii isolate PV-2020 chromosome 5, HZAU_Pvac_v1, whole genome shotgun sequence encodes:
- the LOC132846336 gene encoding uncharacterized protein LOC132846336 isoform X2, whose translation MSTSVEEQLNKIKKESSSITGFITRYILNTRTVIDDEKLKRVAFGVKQKNKPQKTILIVGETGIGKSTLINAMVNYMLGVESKDRMWFEIIETEEKQTVSQTHAVTVYDVFTELCPFSLTIIDTPGYGSTEGKKDLNVAESLLGLFSFNDGVYELDAVCLVMISITARLTDRHHYIFNAVLSLFGNDVEKNIVLFITHATKKPNNAIKLVKKSKIPCALTAEGEPVYFRFDNSHCEDFNDDEISDDYQASWNLLNTTMESFLSFLKESKPISVKMTVEVLRSRKQLTASISNIKDKIILTEQKQKELEQTKEALQENEKEKRDNDNFEYEVDEVYKVKVPLEYRWWHYGWKEATCCSVCEENCHYPWCRCILGLSWCSVMSKGKCTVCNGKCHYTDHVKEGKYYVSETRRVKKTKEDLKIKYMIKSDENKSLMSQIENEMEEMEKEKKRLVEECYQYVVKLEEIALKRDSVFTLKHLDFLIEKVKETGKPDQVQKLQDIKSSVDIQLYATNDYWSMLD comes from the coding sequence ATGTCCACCTCAGTGGAAGaacaactaaataaaatcaaaaaagaGAGCAGCTCAATAACAGGATTCATCACCAGATATATTCTAAACACCAGGACTGTAATTGATGATGAAAAGCTGAAGAGAGTGGCATTTGGAGTAAAACAGAAGAACAAACCCCAGAAAACCATATTAATAGTTGGAGAAACAGGAATAGGAAAGTCGACTCTCATCAACGCCATGGTCAACTACATGCTTGGTGTTGAGAGTAAAGACAGAATGTGGTTTGAGATCATagagacagaagaaaaacaaactgtttCTCAGACTCACGCAGTCACAGTGTATGACGTGTTTACTGAACTCTGCCCTTTCTCTCTGACCATCATTGACACGCCTGGGTACGGAAGCACAGAAGGTAAAAAGGATTTAAACGTTGCTGAAAGTTTACTTGGGTTATTCAGCTTTAACGATGGAGTTTATGAACTTGATGCAGTTTGCCTTGTGATGATATCAATCACCGCTCGACTCACTGATAGGCATCACTATATTTTTAATGCAGTTCTCTCCTTATTTGGCAATGATGTGGAGAAAAACATTGTCCTGTTCATCACACATGCTACCAAAAAGCCTAATAATGCCATTAAGCTTGTAAAGAAATCCAAAATCCCATGTGCTCTGACTGCTGAAGGAGAACCTGTGTATTTCAGATTCGACAACAGTCACTGTGAAGACTTTAATGATGATGAAATATCAGATGATTATCAAGCTTCATGGAATCTGTTGAACACAACCATGGAGAGCTTTCTGTCCTTTCTGAAAGAAAGTAAACCCATAAGTGTAAAGATGACAGTAGAAGTGCTGAGAAGCCGCAAACAACTGACTGCATCCATCTCCAATATAAAAGATAAGATTATACtgacagaacagaaacaaaaagagcTCGAGCAGACAAAAGAGGCTTTAcaggaaaatgagaaagaaaaaagagacaatgATAACTTTGAATATGAAGTAGATGAGGTCTATAAAGTAAAAGTACCACTAGAATACAGGTGGTGGCACTATGGATGGAAAGAGGCTACTTGTTGTAGCGTCTGTGAGGAGAACTGTCATTACCCATGGTGCCGGTGCATCCTAGGTCTCTCCTGGTGTAGTGTCATGTCTAAAGGGAAGTGCACAGTGTGTAATGGAAAGTGTCACTACACTGATCATGTTAAAGAGGGAAAATACTATGTGTCAGAGACAAGAAGGGTCAAGAAGACTAAGGaagatctaaaaataaaatacatgataaAGTCTGATGAGAACAAGAGCTTGATGAGTCAAATAGAGAATGAGATGgaagaaatggaaaaagagaagaagagactGGTGGAAGAGTGTTATCAATATGTGGTTAAACTGGAGGAGATCGCCCTGAAGAGGGACTCTGTGTTTACACTGAAACATCTGGATTTTTTGAttgagaaagtgaaagaaacagGAAAGCCAGATCAAGTGCAGAAACTTCAAGATATAAAAAGCAGCGTTGatatacagttgtatgcaaCAAATGATTACTGGTCAATGCTAGACTAG
- the LOC132846336 gene encoding uncharacterized protein LOC132846336 isoform X1, translated as MEECKYSSLKNEDMSTSVEEQLNKIKKESSSITGFITRYILNTRTVIDDEKLKRVAFGVKQKNKPQKTILIVGETGIGKSTLINAMVNYMLGVESKDRMWFEIIETEEKQTVSQTHAVTVYDVFTELCPFSLTIIDTPGYGSTEGKKDLNVAESLLGLFSFNDGVYELDAVCLVMISITARLTDRHHYIFNAVLSLFGNDVEKNIVLFITHATKKPNNAIKLVKKSKIPCALTAEGEPVYFRFDNSHCEDFNDDEISDDYQASWNLLNTTMESFLSFLKESKPISVKMTVEVLRSRKQLTASISNIKDKIILTEQKQKELEQTKEALQENEKEKRDNDNFEYEVDEVYKVKVPLEYRWWHYGWKEATCCSVCEENCHYPWCRCILGLSWCSVMSKGKCTVCNGKCHYTDHVKEGKYYVSETRRVKKTKEDLKIKYMIKSDENKSLMSQIENEMEEMEKEKKRLVEECYQYVVKLEEIALKRDSVFTLKHLDFLIEKVKETGKPDQVQKLQDIKSSVDIQLYATNDYWSMLD; from the coding sequence GAATGAAGACATGTCCACCTCAGTGGAAGaacaactaaataaaatcaaaaaagaGAGCAGCTCAATAACAGGATTCATCACCAGATATATTCTAAACACCAGGACTGTAATTGATGATGAAAAGCTGAAGAGAGTGGCATTTGGAGTAAAACAGAAGAACAAACCCCAGAAAACCATATTAATAGTTGGAGAAACAGGAATAGGAAAGTCGACTCTCATCAACGCCATGGTCAACTACATGCTTGGTGTTGAGAGTAAAGACAGAATGTGGTTTGAGATCATagagacagaagaaaaacaaactgtttCTCAGACTCACGCAGTCACAGTGTATGACGTGTTTACTGAACTCTGCCCTTTCTCTCTGACCATCATTGACACGCCTGGGTACGGAAGCACAGAAGGTAAAAAGGATTTAAACGTTGCTGAAAGTTTACTTGGGTTATTCAGCTTTAACGATGGAGTTTATGAACTTGATGCAGTTTGCCTTGTGATGATATCAATCACCGCTCGACTCACTGATAGGCATCACTATATTTTTAATGCAGTTCTCTCCTTATTTGGCAATGATGTGGAGAAAAACATTGTCCTGTTCATCACACATGCTACCAAAAAGCCTAATAATGCCATTAAGCTTGTAAAGAAATCCAAAATCCCATGTGCTCTGACTGCTGAAGGAGAACCTGTGTATTTCAGATTCGACAACAGTCACTGTGAAGACTTTAATGATGATGAAATATCAGATGATTATCAAGCTTCATGGAATCTGTTGAACACAACCATGGAGAGCTTTCTGTCCTTTCTGAAAGAAAGTAAACCCATAAGTGTAAAGATGACAGTAGAAGTGCTGAGAAGCCGCAAACAACTGACTGCATCCATCTCCAATATAAAAGATAAGATTATACtgacagaacagaaacaaaaagagcTCGAGCAGACAAAAGAGGCTTTAcaggaaaatgagaaagaaaaaagagacaatgATAACTTTGAATATGAAGTAGATGAGGTCTATAAAGTAAAAGTACCACTAGAATACAGGTGGTGGCACTATGGATGGAAAGAGGCTACTTGTTGTAGCGTCTGTGAGGAGAACTGTCATTACCCATGGTGCCGGTGCATCCTAGGTCTCTCCTGGTGTAGTGTCATGTCTAAAGGGAAGTGCACAGTGTGTAATGGAAAGTGTCACTACACTGATCATGTTAAAGAGGGAAAATACTATGTGTCAGAGACAAGAAGGGTCAAGAAGACTAAGGaagatctaaaaataaaatacatgataaAGTCTGATGAGAACAAGAGCTTGATGAGTCAAATAGAGAATGAGATGgaagaaatggaaaaagagaagaagagactGGTGGAAGAGTGTTATCAATATGTGGTTAAACTGGAGGAGATCGCCCTGAAGAGGGACTCTGTGTTTACACTGAAACATCTGGATTTTTTGAttgagaaagtgaaagaaacagGAAAGCCAGATCAAGTGCAGAAACTTCAAGATATAAAAAGCAGCGTTGatatacagttgtatgcaaCAAATGATTACTGGTCAATGCTAGACTAG